Proteins encoded within one genomic window of Setaria italica strain Yugu1 chromosome IV, Setaria_italica_v2.0, whole genome shotgun sequence:
- the LOC101776212 gene encoding protein ALTERED XYLOGLUCAN 4 has product MAACEPLHSSSQKPLPPRSTKPGYFLPKTVCIWLACGFLFLAFLHLLCCSPRDAQEAAFTYVLQYANDAYSKLITSRSGGGQPCDYSEGRWVWAPGHARRYNATVCDVKEGQDCLLNGRPDTGYLNWRWQPAGCPLPAFDAAAFLTAVRGKHVAFVGDSMARNQGESLACLLTSAVPHRVVYRDPVRYRRHFMRWAFPTHDVTVSVYWAPFLGRATGKCENYSMPYNLVDLDAPADRWAADADTMDVVVLAASHWVLNPAVYHNGGEVVGVHGHPELKHTDIGYATPLRQVYRMSLEWLSSGRPRTVVLATFSPTHFENHPLDDPTACAKKEPYKEGEKELDSMEKELRKIVVEEAEAAVQRNGPGGAVRIEVLDVTKLAAMRPDGHPGPYMNRDPFANGVAQKMPTDCLHFCLPGPVDTFNEVLQQILMKKR; this is encoded by the exons ATGGCAGCGTGCGAGCCATTGCATTCTTCCAGCCAGAAGCCACTCCCGCCCCGCAGCACCAAGCCTGGCTATTTCCTGCCCAAAACCGTCTGCATCTGGCTCGCGTGCGGCTTCCTCTTCTTGGcattcctccacctcctctgctGCTCTCCTCGCGACGCTCAAGAAGCGGCGTTCACTTATGTCCTCCAGTACGCCAACGACGCTTACTCCAAGCTCATCACATCCAG GAGCGGAGGCGGGCAGCCCTGCGACTACTCGGAGGGGCGGTGGGTGTGGGCGCCGGGTCACGCGCGGCGGTACAACGCCACGGTGTGCGACGTGAAGGAAGGCCAGGACTGCCTGCTCAACGGGCGGCCGGACACGGGCTACCTCAACTGGCGGTGGCAGCCGGCGGGGTGCCCCCTCCCGGCGTTCGACGCCGCGGCGTTCCTCACGGCGGTGCGCGGCAAGCACGTGGCGTTCGTCGGCGACTCGATGGCGCGGAACCAGGGCGAGTCCCTGGCCTGCCTCCTCACCTCCGCTGTCCCGCACCGCGTGGTGTACCGGGACCCCGTGCGGTACAGGCGCCACTTCATGCGCTGGGCGTTCCCGACGCACGACGTGACGGTGTCCGTGTACTGGGCGCCGTTCCTCGGCAGGGCCACGGGCAAGTGCGAGAACTACAGCATGCCCTACAACCTGGTGGACCTCGACGCGCCGGCGGACCGGTGGGCGGCCGACGCCGACACGATGGACGTGGTGGTGCTCGCCGCCAGCCACTGGGTGCTGAACCCGGCCGTCTACCACAACGGAGGCGAGGTGGTCGGCGTCCACGGCCACCCCGAGCTAAAACACACCGACATCGGCTATGCCACACCGTTGCGGCAGGTCTACCGGATGTCGCTGGAGTGGCTCAGCTCCGGCCGGCCACGAACGGTGGTGCTAGCCACGTTCTCGCCGACTCACTTTGAAAACCACCCCTTGGACGACCCCACGGCGTGCGCTAAGAAGGAGCCGTACaaggagggggagaaggagctGGACAGCATGGAGAAGGAGCTCAGGAAAATCGtcgtcgaggaggcggaggctgcGGTGCAGAGGAACGGCCCCGGCGGTGCGGTGAGGATCGAGGTGCTGGACGTGACGAAGCTGGCGGCGATGCGGCCGGACGGGCACCCCGGGCCTTACATGAACCGCGACCCGTTTGCGAACGGCGTGGCGCAGAAGATGCCCACCGACTGCCTCCACTTCTGCCTGCCCGGGCCGGTCGACACGTTCAACGAGGTACTGCAGCAGATTCTGATGAAGAAGCGGTGA
- the LOC101776345 gene encoding protein ALTERED XYLOGLUCAN 4, with product MGAYKPLDHRNQKPSSKNPGCFLSKPVCFWLVCGFLSLALLHLLCCDPAATQQAVFSPLRQYINNTYSFVSSVPGEGIKSCNYSEGTWVWAPGHARRYNATECNVKERQDCLRNGRPDTGYLDWRWQPTGCPLPAFDARTFLSAVRGKHVAFIGDSMARNQAQSLICLLTASFRYRLLYRDVGQQKHNFWSYAFPSYNVKVSYYWAPFLVRGKGKPEDDSIKENHVHLDAPGDRWAADADTIDVAVLAAGHWLLNGAIYYNNSEVIGAHNAPPDFTYTKIGYAWPLHMAYRTAVERLSSGRPRTVVLATFSPSHFEGRPIDSPTACTKMEPYKEGEKELEWIFKEVRDVVYDEAELARARAGGDGGAVRIEVLDVTKLAAMRPDGHPSVYMNPNPFEHGVPEKMLSDCLHFCLPGPVDTFNEILVQVLKRRR from the exons atGGGAGCGTACAAGCCGCTGGATCACCGCAACCAGAAGCCATCGAGCAAAAATCCTGGCTGTTTCCTCTCCAAACCCGTGTGCTTTTGGCTCGTCTGCGGCTTCCTCTCCTTggctctcctccatctcctctgCTGCGATCCCGCCGCCACTCAGCAGGCGGTGTTCTCTCCTCTACGCCAGTACATCAACAACACTTACTCCTTTGTCTCATCAGT GCCGGGAGAAGGGATCAAGAGCTGCAACTACTCGGAGGGGACGTGGGTGTGGGCGCCGGGCCACGCGCGGCGGTACAACGCCACCGAGTGCAACGTGAAGGAGAGGCAGGACTGCCTCCGCAACGGGCGCCCCGACACGGGCTACCTCGACTGGCGGTGGCAGCCGACGGGGTGCCCCCTGCCGGCGTTCGACGCCAGGACGTTCCTCTCGGCGGTGCGCGGCAAGCATGTGGCCTTCATCGGCGACTCCATGGCGCGGAACCAGGCGCAGTCCCTCATCTGCCTCCTCACCGCATCGTTCCGCTACCGCCTCCTGTACCGGGACGTCGGCCAGCAGAAGCACAATTTCTGGAGCTACGCCTTCCCGTCATACAACGTGAAGGTGTCCTATTACTGGGCCCCGTTCCTCGTCAGGGGCAAAGGCAAGCCGGAGGACGACAGCATTAAGGAAAACCACGTGCACCTCGACGCGCCCGGCGACCGGTGGGCGGCCGACGCCGACACGATTGACGTGGcggtgctcgccgccggccactggTTGCTGAACGGGGCCATCTACTACAACAACAGCGAGGTGATCGGCGCCCACAACGCCCCGCCGGATTTCACCTATACCAAGATCGGCTACGCGTGGCCGCTCCACATGGCGTACCGGACGGCGGTGGAGCGGCTGAGCTCCGGCCGGCCGCGGACCGTGGTGCTCGCGACGTTCTCGCCGTCGCACTTCGAGGGAAGGCCGATCGACAGCCCCACGGCGTGCACGAAGATGGAGCCGTACaaggagggggagaaggagctGGAGTGGATCTTCAAGGAGGTGAGGGACGTCGTCTACGACGAGGCCGAGCTCGCCAGGGCGAGGgctggtggcgacggcggcgcggtgaGGATCGAGGTGCTGGACGTGACGAAGCTGGCGGCGATGCGGCCGGACGGGCACCCCAGCGTGTACATGAACCCCAACCCGTTCGAGCACGGCGTGCCGGAGAAGATGCTGTCCGACTGCCTCCACTTTTGCCTCCCAGGGCCGGTGGACACGTTCAACGAGATACTTGTTCAGGTCCTGAAGAGGAGGCGGTGA